A region from the Arachis ipaensis cultivar K30076 chromosome B01, Araip1.1, whole genome shotgun sequence genome encodes:
- the LOC107625063 gene encoding uncharacterized protein LOC107625063 isoform X1 has protein sequence MFQLLFFEKETAKLNKMRRVLGKISGLLSNRNMVGVDKTGNKYFTKMEEIDGISCIYLILLSCFGVLVKEKRWVVFKGEEDPTSIPVEWICWLNGQRKKAPTPEEMMELEARRERVRQNVALLKKEEEERRAKEGSTGKRVSTGKVAGPDLKSFIRQIPVGSEGSEVEESSGARGNLRSTQENKTEKEKVEPESSEPTGSGATFRPGTWQPPT, from the exons ATGTTTCAACTGTTATTCTTTGAAAAGGAAACggcaaaactaaataaaatgcGGAGGGTTCTGGGGAAGATTTCTGGGTTACTGAGCAATCGAAATATGGTTGGAGTGGATAAAACTGGAAACAAATACTTCACCAAAATGGAAGAGATTGATGGTATCA GCTGTATCTACCTAATTCTGTTGTCTTGTTTTGGTGTACTAGTGAAAGAGAAAAGATGGGTGGTGTTTAAGGGAGAGGAGGACCCTACCTCAATTCCAG TTGAATGGATATGTTGGCTGAACGGGCAACGCAAAAAAGCTCCAACTCCAGAG GAAATGATGGAATTGGAAGCAAGGCGTGAACGTGTTAGACAAAATGTTGCTC TtctaaagaaagaagaagaggaaaggagAGCTAAAGAAGGCAGTACAGGCAAACGTGTCAGCACTG gAAAGGTTGCTGGTCCAGACTTGAAAAGTTTTATCCGGCAAATTCCAGTTGGCTCAGAAG GTAGTGAGGTTGAAGAATCATCTGGTGCAAGGGGTAACTTGAG GAGTACTCAAGAGAACAAAACTGAGAAAGAAAAAGTGGAACCTGA GTCCTCGGAGCCAACAGGATCTGGTGCAACTTTTAGGCCAGGAACCTGGCAACCGCCAACTTGA
- the LOC107625043 gene encoding ATP synthase subunit gamma, chloroplastic-like: protein MFSPSLSTSLPPKPYLSHPLSPSLPLPTRLHQPPFPHSRPPFPPSIRCGIRELRERIDIVKNTHKITEAMKLVAAARVRRAQEAVLNGRPFAETLVEVLHDINCRLRDDDVIVPLTDVRPVNSVALVVVTGDRGLCGGFNNTVLKKAEVRIQQLHKLGLNCVVISVGKKGNAFFSRKGSVRVDRFVECGSFPTVKEAQIIADDVYSLFVTEEVDKVEIVYTKFVSLVKFDPVIQTLLPLTAKGEVRDVNGNCIDAIDDEYFRLTTKEGKLAVERDVAVREFATPPIMEFEQDPAQILDAMLPLYLNSQILRGLQESLASELAARMAAMSNATDNAIELKKNLSVAYNRERQAKITGEILEIVAGAEALIPVD from the coding sequence ATGTTTTCCCCATCACTCTCAACTTCCCTTCCTCCAAAACCTTACCTCTCTCACCCACTCTCCCCCTCACTCCCACTACCCACCAGACTCCACCAACCACCGTTCCCTCACTCTCGCCCTCCGTTTCCTCCTTCCATTCGCTGCGGCATTAGGGAACTCCGAGAAAGAATCGACATCGTTAAGAACACTCACAAGATCACTGAAGCAATGAAGCTCGTCGCGGCCGCCAGGGTCCGACGGGCCCAAGAAGCTGTCCTAAACGGCAGACCCTTCGCCGAAACGCTCGTTGAAGTCTTGCACGACATCAACTGCCGTCTCCGAGACGACGACGTCATCGTCCCCCTAACGGACGTCAGGCCCGTCAACTCCGTCGCCCTCGTTGTCGTCACCGGAGACCGCGGCCTCTGTGGCGGTTTCAATAACACCGTCTTGAAGAAAGCCGAAGTTCGGATCCAACAGCTACACAAGCTTGGCTTGAATTGCGTTGTGATTAGCGTTGGGAAGAAGGGGAACGCGTTTTTCAGCCGCAAGGGAAGTGTTAGGGTTGATAGGTTCGTTGAATGTGGGAGCTTCCCCACTGTGAAAGAAGCTCAAATCATTGCTGATGATGTGTATTCACTGTTTGTTACAGAGGAGGTTGACAAGGTTGAGATTGTTTACACCAAGTTTGTGTCATTGGTGAAGTTTGATCCTGTGATTCAAACTCTGTTGCCGTTAACGGCTAAAGGCGAGGTTCGCGATGTGAATGGAAACTGCATTGATGCCATTGATGACGAATACTTTAGGTTGACTACAAAGGAAGGGAAGTTGGCAGTGGAGAGGGATGTTGCTGTCAGGGAATTTGCTACGCCGCCAATTATGGAGTTCGAGCAAGATCCGGCTCAGATTCTTGATGCTATGTTGCCTCTGTATTTGAACAGCCAGATCTTGAGGGGTTTGCAGGAATCACTAGCGAGTGAGCTTGCTGCTAGGATGGCTGCAATGTCTAATGCAACCGATAATGCTATCGAATTGAAGAAGAATCTTTCGGTTGCTTATAATCGTGAACGGCAGGCAAAGATCACAGGGGAGATATTGGAGATTGTGGCCGGAGCTGAGGCACTAATACCAGTTGATTGA
- the LOC107625063 gene encoding uncharacterized protein LOC107625063 isoform X2, with amino-acid sequence MFQLLFFEKETAKLNKMRRVLGKISGLLSNRNMVGVDKTGNKYFTKMEEIDGIMKEKRWVVFKGEEDPTSIPVEWICWLNGQRKKAPTPEEMMELEARRERVRQNVALLKKEEEERRAKEGSTGKRVSTGKVAGPDLKSFIRQIPVGSEGSEVEESSGARGNLRSTQENKTEKEKVEPESSEPTGSGATFRPGTWQPPT; translated from the exons ATGTTTCAACTGTTATTCTTTGAAAAGGAAACggcaaaactaaataaaatgcGGAGGGTTCTGGGGAAGATTTCTGGGTTACTGAGCAATCGAAATATGGTTGGAGTGGATAAAACTGGAAACAAATACTTCACCAAAATGGAAGAGATTGATGGTATCA TGAAAGAGAAAAGATGGGTGGTGTTTAAGGGAGAGGAGGACCCTACCTCAATTCCAG TTGAATGGATATGTTGGCTGAACGGGCAACGCAAAAAAGCTCCAACTCCAGAG GAAATGATGGAATTGGAAGCAAGGCGTGAACGTGTTAGACAAAATGTTGCTC TtctaaagaaagaagaagaggaaaggagAGCTAAAGAAGGCAGTACAGGCAAACGTGTCAGCACTG gAAAGGTTGCTGGTCCAGACTTGAAAAGTTTTATCCGGCAAATTCCAGTTGGCTCAGAAG GTAGTGAGGTTGAAGAATCATCTGGTGCAAGGGGTAACTTGAG GAGTACTCAAGAGAACAAAACTGAGAAAGAAAAAGTGGAACCTGA GTCCTCGGAGCCAACAGGATCTGGTGCAACTTTTAGGCCAGGAACCTGGCAACCGCCAACTTGA
- the LOC107625063 gene encoding uncharacterized protein LOC107625063 isoform X4 produces the protein MRRVLGKISGLLSNRNMVGVDKTGNKYFTKMEEIDGIMKEKRWVVFKGEEDPTSIPVEWICWLNGQRKKAPTPEEMMELEARRERVRQNVALLKKEEEERRAKEGSTGKRVSTGKVAGPDLKSFIRQIPVGSEGSEVEESSGARGNLRSTQENKTEKEKVEPESSEPTGSGATFRPGTWQPPT, from the exons atgcGGAGGGTTCTGGGGAAGATTTCTGGGTTACTGAGCAATCGAAATATGGTTGGAGTGGATAAAACTGGAAACAAATACTTCACCAAAATGGAAGAGATTGATGGTATCA TGAAAGAGAAAAGATGGGTGGTGTTTAAGGGAGAGGAGGACCCTACCTCAATTCCAG TTGAATGGATATGTTGGCTGAACGGGCAACGCAAAAAAGCTCCAACTCCAGAG GAAATGATGGAATTGGAAGCAAGGCGTGAACGTGTTAGACAAAATGTTGCTC TtctaaagaaagaagaagaggaaaggagAGCTAAAGAAGGCAGTACAGGCAAACGTGTCAGCACTG gAAAGGTTGCTGGTCCAGACTTGAAAAGTTTTATCCGGCAAATTCCAGTTGGCTCAGAAG GTAGTGAGGTTGAAGAATCATCTGGTGCAAGGGGTAACTTGAG GAGTACTCAAGAGAACAAAACTGAGAAAGAAAAAGTGGAACCTGA GTCCTCGGAGCCAACAGGATCTGGTGCAACTTTTAGGCCAGGAACCTGGCAACCGCCAACTTGA
- the LOC107625063 gene encoding uncharacterized protein LOC107625063 isoform X3 has protein sequence MRRVLGKISGLLSNRNMVGVDKTGNKYFTKMEEIDGISCIYLILLSCFGVLVKEKRWVVFKGEEDPTSIPVEWICWLNGQRKKAPTPEEMMELEARRERVRQNVALLKKEEEERRAKEGSTGKRVSTGKVAGPDLKSFIRQIPVGSEGSEVEESSGARGNLRSTQENKTEKEKVEPESSEPTGSGATFRPGTWQPPT, from the exons atgcGGAGGGTTCTGGGGAAGATTTCTGGGTTACTGAGCAATCGAAATATGGTTGGAGTGGATAAAACTGGAAACAAATACTTCACCAAAATGGAAGAGATTGATGGTATCA GCTGTATCTACCTAATTCTGTTGTCTTGTTTTGGTGTACTAGTGAAAGAGAAAAGATGGGTGGTGTTTAAGGGAGAGGAGGACCCTACCTCAATTCCAG TTGAATGGATATGTTGGCTGAACGGGCAACGCAAAAAAGCTCCAACTCCAGAG GAAATGATGGAATTGGAAGCAAGGCGTGAACGTGTTAGACAAAATGTTGCTC TtctaaagaaagaagaagaggaaaggagAGCTAAAGAAGGCAGTACAGGCAAACGTGTCAGCACTG gAAAGGTTGCTGGTCCAGACTTGAAAAGTTTTATCCGGCAAATTCCAGTTGGCTCAGAAG GTAGTGAGGTTGAAGAATCATCTGGTGCAAGGGGTAACTTGAG GAGTACTCAAGAGAACAAAACTGAGAAAGAAAAAGTGGAACCTGA GTCCTCGGAGCCAACAGGATCTGGTGCAACTTTTAGGCCAGGAACCTGGCAACCGCCAACTTGA